One genomic region from Solwaraspora sp. WMMD792 encodes:
- a CDS encoding DivIVA domain-containing protein, with protein sequence MTPAPNAAGHLYGRAVRPSISPGLVRERRFGDRTRRGCDPVEVRAFLHLVADELTALRAELGSTRDENARLKQALRDWQSQQFEQSHRFGAGVAA encoded by the coding sequence GTGACGCCTGCCCCGAACGCTGCCGGTCACCTGTACGGCAGGGCGGTGCGGCCGTCGATCAGCCCCGGCCTGGTCCGGGAGCGCCGGTTCGGCGACCGGACGCGGCGTGGCTGCGACCCGGTCGAGGTGCGGGCGTTTCTGCACCTGGTGGCCGACGAGTTGACCGCGCTGCGCGCCGAACTTGGCTCCACCCGCGACGAAAACGCCCGGCTCAAGCAGGCGTTGCGGGACTGGCAGTCGCAGCAGTTCGAGCAGTCGCACCGGTTCGGGGCGGGGGTGGCGGCGTGA